The Esox lucius isolate fEsoLuc1 chromosome 5, fEsoLuc1.pri, whole genome shotgun sequence genome includes a region encoding these proteins:
- the fkbp10b gene encoding peptidyl-prolyl cis-trans isomerase FKBP10, translating into MYTRCLLLLLLKTCSYVGCNPTIGDVVVDRYSIPKLCPREVKSGDHVRYHYNVTFQDGKTFDSSYERGAASVGQTGQGRLIAGIDKGIQGMCVNERRKVTVPPHLAYGSLGAGDVVPPDTTLVFDLMLLDMWNMADLVVTETLSTPLDCKRSVKRTDFVRYHFNGTLLDGTPFDSSYNKGQTHDSLVGEGWLIKGMDEGLLGMCVGETRHIIIPPFLAYGQKGSGKEIPPHATLVFDVLLVDLHNPKDDITVDNQVVPESCPRKSVAGDYIRYHYNGTFLNGLTFDTSYQRNNTYNTYIGMGYVIEGMDKGLQGVCIGERRRVILPPHMAYGEQGAGKDIPGSAVLVFDIHVVDFHNPKDTVEIQVTHKPEVCNVTSDVDDLIHYHYNCSLLDGTRLFSSSDDDNLQDTVLGADKVIDGLDESLRGMCVGERRTVIVPPHLGHGEKGATGVPGSAVLRFELELVDLQKGVPEGYLFVWVEDAPLELFQALDVNKNGEVPIEEFGAFIMLQVAEGKGRMKPGMDPEEIIADMFRNQDRNKDGVIVAEELKLKVEEDKERMHEEL; encoded by the exons ATGTATACACGCTGTCTTTTACTTTTACTGCTGAAGACGTGCTCGTACGTTGGATGTAATCCCACGATTGGGGATGTAGTCGTGGACAGATATTCGATACCAAAACTTTGTCCAAGAGAAGTAAAAAGTGGGGACCATGTTCGTTATCACTACAATGTAACATTCCAAGATGGAAAAACATTCGATTCAAG TTATGAAAGAGGAGCGGCGTCGGTAGGACAGACAGGCCAAGGACGGCTCATCGCTGGAATCGACAAAGGGATCCAGGGCATGTGCGTCAACGAGAGGAGAAAAGTCACCGTGCCCCCTCACCTGGCTTATGGCAGCCTTGGGGCAG GTGATGTGGTCCCTCCCGACACCACTCTGGTGTTTGACCTGATGCTGTTGGACATGTGGAACATGGCCGACCTGGTCGTGACTGAAACCCTCAGCACTCCCCTGGACTGCAAACGGTCGGTGAAGCGCACAGACTTCGTGCGATACCATTTCAATGGTACCCTCCTGGATGGGACACCCTTTGACTCAAG CTACAACAAGGGACAGACCCACGACAGCCTGGTGGGGGAGGGCTGGTTGATCAAAGGCATGGACGAAGGCCTCCTGGGCATGTGCGTGGGGGAGACCAGGCACATTATTATTCCACCCTTCCTGGCGTATGGACAGAAAGGATCTG GTAAAGAGATCCCACCCCATGCCACCCTCGTGTTTGACGTCCTCCTGGTAGACCTACACAACCCCAAGGATGACATCACCGTTGACAACCAGGTGGTGCCCGAGTCGTGCCCGCGCAAGTCGGTGGCCGGGGACTACATTCGCTACCACTACAACGGCACCTTCCTCAACGGTCTCACCTTTGACACCAG CTACCAGCGGAACAACACGTACAACACCTACATTGGCATGGGCTACGTGATCGAGGGCATGGACAAGGGCCTGCAGGGCGTCTGCAtcggggagaggaggagggtcATCCTGCCCCCACACATGGCCTACGGAGAGCAGGGAGCAG GTAAGGATATCCCCGGCTCGGCCGTGCTGGTCTTCGACATCCATGTCGTCGACTTCCACAACCCCAAGGACACTGTGGAGATCCAGGTGACCCACAAGCCTGAGGTGTGCAACGTGACCAGCGATGTGGACGACCTGATCCACTACCACTAcaactgctctctgctggacggCACCCGCCTTTTCTCCTC GAGCGACGACGACAACCTGCAGGACACTGTGCTGGGGGCGGACAAAGTGATTGACGGCCTGGATGAGAGCCTGAGGGGCATGTGTGTGGGCGAGAGGAGGACGGTCATCGTCCCCCCCCACCTGGGTCACGGAGAAaaaggag cCACTGGTGTGCCTGGCAGTGCCGTGCTTCGCTTTGAGCTGGAGCTGGTAGACCTGCAGAAGGGTGTCCCTGAGGGGTACCTGTTCGTATGGGTGGAAGATGCCCCGCTGGAGCTTTTCCAAGCACTGGACGTAAACAAAAACGGGGAGGTTCCTATCGAGGAG tTTGGAGCATTCATCATGCTGCAGGTTGCAGAAGGTAAAGGACGCATGAAGCCAGGGATGGACCCGGAAGAGATCATTGCCGACATGTTCAGGAACCAGGACCGCAACAAGGATGGGGTCATAGTTGCAGAGGAGCTCAAATtgaaggtggaggaggacaaggagagaATGCACGAAGAGTTGTGA
- the LOC105030513 gene encoding 7-methylguanosine phosphate-specific 5'-nucleotidase isoform X1 — MVYHIPWIYVPVRSALAIWHQLTKSEIPELAKASVLMRDRSRVETTIQAMHRAGPDALQVISDFDMTLSRFAYNGTRCPTTHNILDNDLLINDACKKRIRELLNIYYPIEIDAACTVEEKLPHMVEWWTSVHELLIQQKIRKDLLALAVEQSSAMLREGYRVFFDHLQQQQVPLLIFSAGVGDILEEVIRQNHVFHPNIHVISNYMDFDQSGELQAFKGPLIHTFNKREGALLHAAHFRKLRERPNVLLLGDSLGDLTMADGLAHTQHTLTVGFLNDQVGERRESYINSYDIVLVKDETMDVPNAILNYIAPAPAK; from the exons ATG GTTTACCACATCCCCTGGATATATGTGCCGGTGCGGAGTGCCCTTGCAATCTGGCACCAGCTGACAAAGTCTGAG ATCCCAGAGCTGGCCAAGGCCTCTGTGCTGATGAGGGACCGCAGCAGAGTGGAGACGACTATCCAGGCCATGCACAGAGCCGGGCCTGACGCCCTCCAG GTGATCTCGGACTTTGACATGACCCTCAGCAGATTTGCCTACAATGGGACGCGGTGCCCCACTACTCACA ATATTCTGGATAATGACCTACTTATTAATGATGCCTGTAAGAAGAGG ATTAGGGAGTTGCTGAACATCTACTACCCCATTGAGATCGATGCAGCTTGCACTGTCGAAGAGAAGCTTCCTCACATGGTGGAGTG GTGGACCAGTGTCCACGAGCTGCTTATCCAACAGAAGATCCGGAAGGACCTGCTGGCTCTGGCAGTGGAGCAGTCCAGTGCCATGCTCAG GGAAGGCTACAGGGTGTTCTTCGACCATCTCCAGCAGCAGCAGGTTCCTCTGCTGATCTTCTCCGCTGGTGTGGGGGATATCCTGGAAGAGGTGATCAGACAGAACCACGTCTTCCACCCCAACATCCACGTCATCTCCAACTACATGGACTTTGACCAGAGC GGTGAACTGCAGGCATTCAAAGGCCCGCTGATTCACACGTTCAACAAGCGGGAGGGCGCACTGCTCCACGCGGCCCACTTCAGGAAGCTAAGGGAGCGGCCTAACGTCCTGCTGCTGGGGGACTCTCTAGGAGACCTCACCATGGCCGATGGGCTGGCCCACACTCAGCACACCCTCACCGTCGGCTTCCTCAACGACCAG gtgggggagaggagagagtctTACATCAACTCCTACGACATTGTCCTGGTGAAGGACGAGACCATGGACGTCCCCAACGCCATCCTCAACTACATTGCCCCAGCGCCGGCCAAATGA
- the LOC105030513 gene encoding 7-methylguanosine phosphate-specific 5'-nucleotidase isoform X2 → MVYHIPWIYVPVRSALAIWHQLTKSEIPELAKASVLMRDRSRVETTIQAMHRAGPDALQVISDFDMTLSRFAYNGTRCPTTHNILDNDLLINDACKKRIRELLNIYYPIEIDAACTVEEKLPHMVEWWTSVHELLIQQKIRKDLLALAVEQSSAMLREGYRVFFDHLQQQQVPLLIFSAGVGDILEEGELQAFKGPLIHTFNKREGALLHAAHFRKLRERPNVLLLGDSLGDLTMADGLAHTQHTLTVGFLNDQVGERRESYINSYDIVLVKDETMDVPNAILNYIAPAPAK, encoded by the exons ATG GTTTACCACATCCCCTGGATATATGTGCCGGTGCGGAGTGCCCTTGCAATCTGGCACCAGCTGACAAAGTCTGAG ATCCCAGAGCTGGCCAAGGCCTCTGTGCTGATGAGGGACCGCAGCAGAGTGGAGACGACTATCCAGGCCATGCACAGAGCCGGGCCTGACGCCCTCCAG GTGATCTCGGACTTTGACATGACCCTCAGCAGATTTGCCTACAATGGGACGCGGTGCCCCACTACTCACA ATATTCTGGATAATGACCTACTTATTAATGATGCCTGTAAGAAGAGG ATTAGGGAGTTGCTGAACATCTACTACCCCATTGAGATCGATGCAGCTTGCACTGTCGAAGAGAAGCTTCCTCACATGGTGGAGTG GTGGACCAGTGTCCACGAGCTGCTTATCCAACAGAAGATCCGGAAGGACCTGCTGGCTCTGGCAGTGGAGCAGTCCAGTGCCATGCTCAG GGAAGGCTACAGGGTGTTCTTCGACCATCTCCAGCAGCAGCAGGTTCCTCTGCTGATCTTCTCCGCTGGTGTGGGGGATATCCTGGAAGAG GGTGAACTGCAGGCATTCAAAGGCCCGCTGATTCACACGTTCAACAAGCGGGAGGGCGCACTGCTCCACGCGGCCCACTTCAGGAAGCTAAGGGAGCGGCCTAACGTCCTGCTGCTGGGGGACTCTCTAGGAGACCTCACCATGGCCGATGGGCTGGCCCACACTCAGCACACCCTCACCGTCGGCTTCCTCAACGACCAG gtgggggagaggagagagtctTACATCAACTCCTACGACATTGTCCTGGTGAAGGACGAGACCATGGACGTCCCCAACGCCATCCTCAACTACATTGCCCCAGCGCCGGCCAAATGA